The proteins below are encoded in one region of Hordeum vulgare subsp. vulgare chromosome 3H, MorexV3_pseudomolecules_assembly, whole genome shotgun sequence:
- the LOC123439739 gene encoding ethylene-responsive transcription factor ERF084-like, with protein sequence MALKKTPKGKSGFFGVRQKPSGNWGVEFSDVGRRWWIGTYPSTHEATRAYDVAMWRAERPREHLNFPEIESRVEAKMLVPQGIKMKDITMKKPSVVVNAGETDEEAMARFAREHPEYVQGELEHYWKREAEQKKEDEAGPSTAIPIKSSFEEDWAYFSEEEEDGCDDPEKEEFWEQLRSSDDEE encoded by the coding sequence ATGGCGTTGAAGAAGACGCCGAAGGGCAAGTCAGGCTTCTTCGGCGTGAGGCAGAAGCCCTCCGGTAACTGGGGAGTGGAGTTCTCCGATgtcgggaggcgttggtggatcggCACGTACCCCTCCACCCACGAGGCCACGCGTGCCTACGACGTGGCGATGTGGCGTGCCGAGAGGCCTCGGGAGCACCTCAACTTCCCAGAGATCGAGAGTCGGGTGGAAGCGAAGATGCTTGTGCCGCAGGGCATCAAGATGAAGGATATCACGATGAAGAAGCCGTCGGTTGTCGTCAATGCCGGCGAGACCGACGAGGAGGCGATGGCGAGGTTTGCTCGGGAGCATCCGGAGTACGTCCAGGGCGAGCTGGAGCACTACTGGAAGCGTGAGgcggagcagaagaaggaggacgaggccgGTCCCTCGACGGCGATCCCCATCAAGTCCTCTTTCGAGGAGGACTGGGCATActtctcggaggaggaggaggatgggtgcGACGACCCGGAGAAGGAGGAGTTTTGGGAGCAGTTACGCAGCTCCGACGATGAGGAGTAG